In a single window of the Rhodamnia argentea isolate NSW1041297 chromosome 2, ASM2092103v1, whole genome shotgun sequence genome:
- the LOC115755630 gene encoding COP1-interacting protein 7-like, producing the protein MSMDSRTHLDYVLFQLTPTRTRCDLVIYAGKANEKLASGLLEPFLSHLKSAKDQISKGGYSITLRSDASWFTKATLERFVRFVSTPEVLERFVTLEREIAQIQESIQSNEAQNIDTATKGNASVSGGNITKSSVSYKSKAKYDGADNTLTASEENSKVHLQRVLETRKAVLRKEQGMAYARALVAGFELEHIDDLIYFADAFGALRLREACINFMNLCKEKNEDGLWMDEIAAMQALSRPDLPYLPTSGIILAGEENGLGSIQDSGPSSEITNGSTDFNVTELSADPMLPTTAPMSFPDGKGQVPMPWHNHISQYMQNFQGPFFSQMHPFPSYLYPGMQIPPSYYQGNKSWPPNEDSSIFSGKDADDRARKSSSRNKKKHSHENASEDDTSEASDSGSERELDGHHSGKRYFSTDQLPRKGHGKKSSKKVVIRNINYITSERDGRRNDMSERSSSNEDDFISEESLRQQVEKAVGPLHGRNSSASRLHSKRHTTHHVNTNELNDAADGKNKSEDANNYEGERRYESWGAFQNILMESREAAVSGSETQVALIHEEDLASKKSLKGTSFAYDLESGSTRRKSVAADPLAITEKDWAAEGTTHFEEFEGGDNVQPVTKRRDSPYEDLLYSKKAEESVSYLNQSLTESSALSSIKKIHEEGDWLISNREKVAIDQQARMDLKMVEADSVSSYGAEHLRTEIKKGDVLIDDSFMVEGRPILNDQSDSRLTMMDINMVPDTINAKNSRPEISQEKSWEPDDLHMVLNQDSVAEQAVATWTPELEYRNHSLSAEIIQKHVKNELKDSAENESSSNFTKKNAEARSRLTNGSLAKNRLDTIPKGRPTPGSRTAAPKSKAEKEEENRKRREELLAQRQKRIAERSANRGSTPVASKKSSTETKPTTTPSQPSKIRSHSTWSPSQETPKSNKPVLRNSTIERLAAARATQKVQPVNSKPSQPVKASSKMNKSTPATLSQKPIPPETKKADLKKPECLNKKNTVKSSNEQLLPNSNTQQKKETAEARMGSLELPTAETAQPAPVDDGFKDIQVENSREKSVSPKEASEDGSHSGNVESNNLSVPPEPDSTKPSPFKSDHAHAYISSPVPGQDITVPEVTLHPVPSPSIARSLDSSPTNNGSEADDSTVSKKAPVSHTPRVHFATPTLINEITPEPVHSRKKWNSDEHSPKAAKGFRKLLFFGRRKA; encoded by the exons ATGTCTATGGACTCCAGAACTCATCTGGACTATGTCCTGTTTCAGCTCACTCCTACGAGAACCAG GTGTGATCTGGTGATTTATGCTGGTAAGGCGAATGAGAAGTTGGCATCGGGATTACTTGAACCGTTCCTTTCGCATCTTAAATCCGCGAAAGATCAGATATCTAAAGGTGGCTACTCCATCACTCTGAGATCAGATGCTTCCTGGTTCACTAAAGCCACTTTGGAGAG ATTTGTAAGGTTTGTTAGCACGCCTGAAGTTCTAGAGAGATTTGTCACATTAGAGAGGGAGATAGCCCAGATACAAGAATCAATCCAATCCAATGAAGCTCAGAACATTGACACGGCAACGAAAG GAAATGCGTCAGTTTCTGGGGGAAACATCACAAAGTCATCCGTGTCCTATAAG TCCAAAGCTAAATATGATGGAGCTGACAATACCCTCACTGCCTCGGAAGAAAATTCCAA GGTCCATCTTCAGCGAGTTCTGGAGACTCGAAAGGCAGTTCTTCGGAAGGAGCAAGGAATGGCTTATGCTCGTGCTCTGGTTGCTGGGTTTGAATTGGAGCATATAGATGATCTCATATATTTTGCTGATGCCTTTGGAGCTTTGCGTTTGAG GGAGGCATGCATAAACTTCATGAATTTATGCAAGGAAAAGAATGAAGATGGGCTTTGGATGGATGAGATAGCAGCAATGCAGGCACTGTCCAGGCCAGATTTACCTTACTTGCCAACTTCTGGAATCATACTCGCCGGCGAGGAGAACGGCCTTGGAAGCATTCAGGATAGTGGTCCGTCAAGTGAGATAACAAATGGCTCCACTGATTTCAATGTTACAGAGTTGAGTGCAG ATCCTATGTTGCCAACAACAGCACCAATGTCATTCCCAGATGGAAAGGGGCAAGTTCCGATGCCATGGCACAATCACATTTCACAGtacatgcaaaattttcaaggTCCTTTCTTCTCACAGATGCACCCGTTTCCCAGTTACCTCTACCCTGGAATGCAGATTCCCCCTTCATACTACCAGGGGAATAAAAGCTGGCCTCCAAATGAAGACTCCAGCATTTTCTCTGGTAAAGATGCAGATGACCGGGCTCGTAAGTCATCgtcaagaaataaaaagaaacattcGCATGAAAATGCATCTGAAGATGATACCAGCGAAGCCAGTGACAGTGGTAGTGAGAGAGAATTGGACGGACATCACAGTGGCAAAAGGTACTTTTCAACAGATCAGCTGCCAAGGAAAGGACACGGAAAGAAGTCTTCAAAGAAAGTTGTCATTCGCAACATCAACTACATTACTTCCGAGAGAGATGGCCGAAGGAATGACATGTCAGAAAGAAGTTCATCTAATGAGGATGATTTTATTAGTGAGGAGTCCCTCAGGCAGCAGGTGGAAAAGGCCGTTGGACCATTACATGGAAGGAACAGTTCAGCATCACGTCTTCACAGTAAACGACACACGACGCACCACGTCAACACGAATGAACTGAACGATGCAGCTGATGGAAAGAATAAGAGTGAAGATGCAAATAActatgagggagagagaagatacGAGAGCTGGGGTGCTTTTCAGAACATCCTGATGGAGAGCAGGGAAGCTGCTGTCTCAGGTTCGGAAACACAAGTAGCATTGATTCATGAGGAAGACCTAGCAAGTAAGAAATCTTTAAAGGGGACATCATTTGCATATGATCTGGAATCAGGAAGCACAAGACGAAAATCTGTTGCTGCCGATCCCCTTGCAATTACTGAGAAGGATTGGGCTGCTGAGGGTACGACTCACTTTGAGGAGTTTGAAGGTGGTGACAATGTGCAGCCAGTTACGAAGAGAAGGGACAGCCCATATGAGGATTTACTATATTCGAAGAAGGCTGAAGAGTCAGTTAGTTATCTCAATCAATCACTAACAGAGTCATCTGCCCTATCCTCTATCAAGAAAATTCACGAGGAAGGAGATTGGTTAATCAGCAATCGAGAAAAAGTAGCGATAGATCAGCAAGCTAGGATGGACCTCAAGATGGTTGAAGCTGATTCTGTTTCATCATATGGTGCAGAGCATTTGCGCACTGAGATAAAGAAGGGGGATGTCCTAATTGACGACTCTTTCATGGTTGAAGGTCGACCAATACTTAATGATCAATCTGATTCTAGGCTGACGATGATGGATATAAACATGGTTCCTGACACTATCAACGCTAAGAACAGCAGACCCGAAATTTCACAGGAGAAGTCCTGGGAACCAGATGACCTTCATATGGTGCTCAATCAGGATTCTGTAGCGGAGCAGGCTGTAGCAACGTGGACACCAGAACTGGAGTACAGAAATCATAGCTTGTCGGCAGAGATCATCCAAAAGCATGTCAAGAATGAGTTGAAAGATTCCGCTGAAAATGAATCATCATCCAATTTTACCAAGAAAAATGCAGAAGCCAGGTCTAGGCTTACAAATGGTTCTCTTGCGAAGAATAGGCTTGATACAATACCGAAGGGCAGGCCAACTCCTGGAAGCAGGACAGCTGCTCCAAAGAGCAAAGCTGAGAAG gaagaagaaaataggaAGAGAAGGGAGGAGTTGCTTGCTCAGCGTCAGAAGAGAATTGCTGAGAGAAGTGCCAACCGTGGATCTACACCAGTTGCTTCTAAGAAGAGTTCAACTGAGACTAAACCAACCACTACACCTAGCCAACCTAGTAAGATCCGAAGTCATTCTACTTGGTCCCCATCTCAGGAGACTCCAAAGTCGAATAAGCCAGTCCTCAGGAATTCCACCATAGAGCGTCTAGCTGCTGCGCGAGCAACTCAAAAGGTTCAACCTGTGAATTCAAAACCAAGTCAACCCGTCAAAGCCTCCTCGAAAATGAATAAGTCGACTCCAGCTACCTTGTCACAGAAGCCCATCCCTCCTGAAACTAAGAAAGCAGATCTAAAGAAACCGGAATgtttgaacaagaaaaatactGTGAAAAGTTCAAATGAACAACTTCTGCCCAATTCCAACACCcaacaaaagaaggaaactGCAGAAGCCAGGATGGGGTCATTGGAATTACCGACAGCAGAAACGGCTCAACCTGCTCCAGTGGATGATGGTTTTAAGGACATTCAAGTCGAAAACAGCAGAGAGAAATCAGTTTCTCCCAAAGAGGCATCGGAAGACGGAAGCCATAGTGGAAATGTTGAGAGCAATAACCTGTCGGTGCCTCCCGAGCCTGACTCTACAAAACCAAGTCCTTTCAAAAGCGATCATGCGCATGCATATATATCATCTCCAGTTCCTGGCCAAGACATAACGGTACCTGAAGTGACTCTCCACCCGGTTCCATCTCCATCCATTGCAAGATCACTGGACAGCTCTCCTACCAATAATGGCTCTGAAGCTGATGATTCCACAGTGTCCAAAAAGGCTCCAGTTTCTCACACCCCTCGGGTACATTTTGCAACCCCTACGCTTATTAATGAGATCACCCCCGAACCAGTACACTCGAGGAAGAAATGGAATAGTGATGAGCACTCTCCTAAAGCTGCCAAAGGGTTCAGAAAGCTTCTATTCTTTGGTCGAAGAAAAGCTTGA